The genomic DNA ccctctctctctctctccctctctctctctctctctctctctctctctctctctctctctctctctctctctctctctctctctgttaattaGTCTCTCTCTTTTGCCCCCCTCCTATAGCCAACATTGTTTGTGTTTATGGTGACCGTGTGTCTGGCTAGGGGTGTGTGGGCAAACGTGTGTGAGTGAGTACATTTTGAGAAAGCATGTGTTTGTATGAAGTAGCCGTGTATGTGTCCATAAGTATGAatgaagaagtgtgtgtgtgtgtgtgtgtgtctgtgtgtgtgtgtgtgtctgtgtctgcaggtTTGGGAGTGTATGCAtacatccgtgtgtgtgtgtgtgtgtgtgtgtgatacacaCTCCAATACACTCTCACAAAGCCATAGTTTGTGTTTGTATGCAGTAGCTGTGTTTTCGTGGGTGTCCAGTCGTTTAAAGCCAGGGCAGTTTTCATGGGCTGGAGACACtgccatatacacacacacacacacacacacacacacacacacacacacacacacacacacacacacacacacacacacacacacacacacacacacacacacacacacacacacacacacacacacacacacacacacacacaccaatgccaTAAACAATGAGGATGGAGTGACTGTGGGTGGGCCAAGACAGGACCTCGCTCAGGACTCAGGCCCACTGTGTGTGCTCACCAAGCAGACAGTGAATGTAGTCACTATGAACgggctgtgtgtgtgactgggcagggTTTCATCATAGTGATgttgcagtctctatggggtcaTGGTTGTATGCTCTGGTTGAGGAGAATAGGGAGGGAGACTGGGGTCTGtttctgtgttactgtgtttgaCTCTACTTGTTGTGTTCTCTGATGTCATGAGGGAAGTCAACAATGGGGGATTTCTTTCCTGTGGTGGATTGGGAAGGGGAAGTTTTTTGATGGCTTGgattgtgtgtttgtgcgtgcataCTGAAATTTAAGGATAAGAATAATCGGACTCTGACCGCATTAAACAGCCAATAGACTTGGACGTGTGGAAATTATGCTCAGAAATAAATTATTTTATCTCATCCAGGTTTTTGACCGCTGCTGATCCGTTACTCTGAAAATATGACACATTTTCCTTCCCAGAAAAGTCTCAACCAACCAACACTAACATCTCTCTTTTTCTTTGTGTTTCAGATTACACAAGGACTCCACCACTATGgcacccttcctccccctcctcctcctcctcctcctctcctcctcttcctctgtcctctccgGTCACTGTCCAGAGGATTGCTCTTGTCAGGCCCAGGGTTCCATCTTCTGTATCCAGCGTCGTTCCCTCGTCGTCCCCCGCGACCTCCCTTCCTCTGTGAAACATCTCTACGTCTTCCAGAACGGCATCAACACTTTAGCCCAGGATGACTTCACAGGTAGGAAGCGTTGAGGTTAGAGGAGTGGGCCAGCAACGGGAAGGTTTCCAGTTCTAATCCCATGTGTGACAGGAAAATATTTGTTCAGGAGTGGGCCGGCAAATGGAGTGTTGCTGGATCAGTGTCCTGGATGCCATTTCctgctgttgtgcccttgagAAAGGCACTTGACCCCTGAACTGCTACCCTCTGCTCGAACCTTTCCAAcctctgtatgtgtgtctttcgAGGGTTTGGAATGAAGTAGAACAGAAGTTTTTCCATTGTAAATCCGTATGCATTGGAATATAAAGTCATCTTCGTCTTCTTTTTCTTTAGGCCTGGGGGAACTGGAGATGCTGGACCTGTCCCAGAATAAACTCACGGAGGTCCCGGATGGGGTCTTTGAAACGCTATCTTCGCTGAGGAATCTCGATTTGTCCGCAAACTACATTACCCACATCGCCAAGGATAGCTTCTCCGGATTGATGCATCTCGAGAGGCTGTATCTCCACGGCAACCGCATCAAGAGCATCCAATCGGAGGCCTTCGAGGTTCTGGAGGATCTTCTGGAACTGAAGCTCCAGGGGAACCAGTTGACCGGTCTCCCAATGCTCCATCTCCCCAGGCTTCTCCTCCTTGATCTCAGCTTCAACTCTCTCCCGACGCTGGGTCCCCAAGACCTCCAGACCCCCACCTCGAGTCGCTCAAAGTGGCTGCGTTGGGGCTCACCACCCTGGACTCAGATCTGATGGCCTCCCTGGGGAACCTCCATGACCTTGATGTGTCCCAGAACCAGCTGGAGGGGATGCCTGAAGCATTGAAGGCCACCCGGGGCTTATCAAGCTCAGCCTGGCTGCCAACCCCATTGGGGAGCTCCGGAACGAGGACTTCCAGGTACATAAATTTTCTTAAAAATGTGTCAAATATTCCTGTAATTGATGGGTCAATAACACATGGCTTAGTCCCTGAAGCTGCTCCATGGGATTTACTATGTCAAGCCTCTGATCCAACCTATCCAAACTGCCTGCGTGTGTATGTTTTTTAGTGGGGTTGGGATCATTTGTGAACATTGGACAATAAAgtattcttttttttcttcttcttttccaGAGTCTGTTGTTTCTCCAGGAGTTGGATCTCAGTGGGCTGAACCTCCAGGGCTTGCCCCAGGGTTTCTTCCAGCTCTTCCCCAGGCTGGGGCACCTCACGGCGGCCGAGAATCCCTTcaactgtctctgtcctctggccTGGTTCCCTGGCTGGCTGAAAGAGAAGAATGTGGATCTGGGACGCACAGAGGAGACAAggtgccacttcccaccagtgaaTGCTGGCAAGGTATTGTCTTAATATTTTGTcattctaaatatattttatttattttcctgtGAAACACATTTAGTTGCTGGCCTGTATGAAATGGGatacaaataaagtttgatttgattcgaaGGTGCTGGCGGAGCTGGACCATCAAGATTTCGGCTGTCCACCTACGACCACTGTTATGACGAATGCCCTAGGGGAGGGGAGTACTTCCGCACCCCCATTCCGACTACATCCCCTGGAAACACACATACCAACGCCATCCCCCACCTCCGCCATTCCCTAGTGATGAACCATCCTCAACGGAGACAGACATTGAGAGTCGTCCCCTCCTCCAGCTTCTCCGACTACCGCTTTCAGGGATGAGGGCCACATCTGTCCGCCGAACATCTGCCTCAATGGGGGTACGTGCCGCTTCGATCCTCTGGGACAGCTTGGATGTCTCTGTCCCCACGGAACTATGGGTTTGTACTGCGAGAAC from Oncorhynchus keta strain PuntledgeMale-10-30-2019 chromosome 10, Oket_V2, whole genome shotgun sequence includes the following:
- the LOC118372603 gene encoding LOW QUALITY PROTEIN: vasorin (The sequence of the model RefSeq protein was modified relative to this genomic sequence to represent the inferred CDS: inserted 4 bases in 4 codons; deleted 1 base in 1 codon; substituted 5 bases at 5 genomic stop codons); translation: MAPFLPLLLLLLLSSSSSVLSGHCPEDCSCQAQGSIFCIQRRSLVVPRDLPSSVKHLYVFQNGINTLAQDDFTGLGELEMLDLSQNKLTEVPDGVFETLSSLRNLDLSANYITHIAKDSFSGLMHLERLYLHGNRIKSIQSEAFEVLEDLLELKLQGNQLTGLPMLHLPRLLLLDLSFNSLPTLGPQDLQXPHLESLKVAALGLTTLDSDLMASLGNLHDLDVSQNQLEGMPEALKATRGLXKLSLAANPIGELRNEDFQSLLFLQELDLSGLNLQGLPQGFFQLFPRLGHLTAAENPFNCLCPLAWFPGWLKEKNVDLGRTEETRCHFPPVNAGKVLAELDHQDFGCPPTTTVMTNALGEGSTSAPPFRLHPLETHIPTPSPTSAIPXXXTILNGDRHXESSPPPASPTTAFRDEGHICPPNICLNGGTCRFDPLGQLGCLCPHGTMGLYCENLESYNYNQPPLQTSAPEVLASMVAPIVTSDPNDISSRQVTSTSILLDLHRFLETRPHIRGIKLTYRNLSGPDRRPMSLSVPASYPEYTLRGLRPNCTYSVCASPWQREXTGVEAVEVALPRGRVLYGGSYRGGPQASSLEPHVDDQSQLTYTLIPALAALALVTXVAVVAILVLFLRRRRAHMALEXGEMGPMELEGLKACLENGVGNGGTLPHKGADIAPCHTSIPTQPQNGGSSQTLPQNGGLEYEAPLMKGQGHCPSNNNVASLKPSYF